Proteins encoded within one genomic window of Cucumis sativus cultivar 9930 chromosome 3, Cucumber_9930_V3, whole genome shotgun sequence:
- the LOC101221258 gene encoding FCS-Like Zinc finger 8, giving the protein MINNSPQRENSLPIKSCSLPITIGSSNAYVGSLTAREIELSEDYTCIISHGPNPKTTHIFGDCILECHTDENIGSSTIEEPGIESSPLGSCPEGFDHGVVDANLQICYSCKKVLKEEHDIYLCRDGKAFCSSQCSSEEIFGEHKLNKTSKDDSESSAGSSYHEEDLFIMGLPFAL; this is encoded by the exons ATGATTAACAATAGCCCTCAAAGGGAAAATTCTTTGCCAATCAAATCCTGTTCCTTGCCTATAACTATTGGCTCAAGCAATGCTTATGTAGGCTCACTTACTGCTAGAGAAATAGAACTTTCCGAGGACTATACCTGCATAATTTCTCATGGTCCAAACCCAAAGACAACACACATTTTTGGTGACTGTATTTTGGAATGTCACACAGATGAAAACATTGGTTCCAGTACGATTGAAGAGCCTGGGATCGAATCATCTCCGTTGGGAAGTTGCCCTGAAGGGTTTGATCACGGAGTTGTGGATGCAAATTTGCAAATCTGTTACTCATGCaagaaagttttgaaagaagagcatgatatttatttatgcag GGATGGAAAAGCTTTTTGTAGTTCACAGTGCAGCTCTGAGGAGATTTTTGGAGAACATAAATTGAACAAAACTTCCAAAGATGATAGTGAAAGCTCTGCAGGGTCGAGCTACCATGAGGAAGATCTCTTCATCATGGGACTCCCATTTGCTTTATGA